The DNA window GTGCTGCTCAGCgaagcgtgcgtgcgtgggttTTATAGGCTGGAGCCATTCCTGCGCTCGACACGGCAGCAGTCATGCTGCCTGCAGCAGCGCTCCCTCTGGAGCAACGACTCTGGGAACGTTCGGCTTCGCGATCTGCAGAGAAAAGAAGGTAGCGAGCCTCTCCcgcctccaaactccgacagGCACTTCATCCTGAGCCCGAGGCATCTGCAGCGTGCCGTACCGTGTGGAAGACTGGGCGTGAAAAGGCCGTCTGAACTATTCAGCGCTGGGGGGGAATTCCGACCTCACTGCCTTTTGGTTTGTGGCGTTCCACAGCAGCTCAAACCGAGAGAAAGAGTATTGTAAACATCAGTCTGCAACGTCGCTGAGCTAAATGTGAGGCGAGAAACGCTCGCAAGGGAAAGTGGAGTTAAAGGCACTGTTTCTTGACCCTCGTTGCCGCTCCGCCGTTTCACAAACAGCCCTTTGGGTGCGTTTCTCCGCTCAGCTCCTTCCACGCTGCGCTGTTAGGAGCTGAGCGGGGACGGCGTTGTTGAATGTCGGTGACGCGGTTAtttctggggtgggggggggggggtctgctgggcGGGGAGGAGCCCGGAGCAGTCAGGTCTCAAAGTACTTGTAGATTGCCGTAACGTAGGTCATGACGCTCTGCCAGTCTGGCCTCTCAGTGTGCACCATGTCGTTGATGTCCTGGAAACCAGAGCAGGAGAAACAGTGGACGTGAGGAGGGAGGACCCACAACTGGCTCTGATGGCGCTGCAGAACTTACCAAAGTGCATTTGATGCCCACACTCTCTGCAGCCTGGAAGGCCAGAGTGAAGTTCCTCCTCTGCGATatgaagagaatcaagagtcACTGACTGGTCTGTGGTGTACACAGACCACAACACCGGTGAAGGGAGGACGGGGGTGCAGGCGAAGTACAAATTCTACCTGAATTTGCTTCATTGTTTAACAAAATGACCAATAGCAACCTCTCTGTGATGCCCACTCCCATAATCATTCGTCCCTGGGTTTACTGATGGAGCGCTGGGTCACTACTTGCCTTCTCTTGGCTGGTGAGTTCCTGGTATGGGATGTGTGCAGGCAGGTAGGTGTGCAGCACAGCGCAGAAGGCTAGGCCGtcattccagctgctgctgaagtttgtGATGTCAATGTTCTGAAAAACAAGAAcgtaactttttaaaaaaaagtgtgccGAGTTATCGCCAGAGTACAGACCAGCTGCTTTTATCAGTCCACACTCTTGAGATAAAGCAGGGCGGGACAGGCCGGGTCCGCCTGGTTAGCGGGCTAATTTCAGCTGTGCTAACATTGAAAATTCTAGGTCAAACGCTGCTGAGCTAAGACGTTCCAGCCTTTTATCCCACTGAGGCACGACTACGGGCTCTCAGCTATATGACGCTCATAAAGACAGGGTCCTCATGAaaccattaaaaatgatttaacaACAATGGAGCGCTGATTTGAGGACATTCTCCGAACAGGACTGTAAATCTGCGACTGTAAATTCTCCTTGGTGTCAAACCATCGGTGGTTCAGAGGATGTCACATGTTCATACCAGGCCGTTAAAACACACAGGATGTGTTAAATGTTGCGCACTTCCTGAAAAAGACCCCGGCTGTCAAGGAAACCACAACCTATGTCAGCTAAAAGGGGGTAAACATCACCGCACCTGCCAATTGTCCTTTTTAGAGCTATTTCAAGTCCAATGCTGGGGTGTGTGTTGTCTCTGGTCAGACATTCTGGCGTTGTCTAACTACCACATGCAACGACCCCCTGATGCAGTCTGTACCAGGGCTTTAAAACATCAGCGTCAGCAGTGACCTGTGACCCCAGtatcagagggagaggagcaggctgGTTTGATCAGAATTTAAGCTGAGAGGGCCAGAGAGGCAAAATGGGATCTTCAATCCTGAGGGGAGAGCAGGAAGTCTGGTCTACCATTCCATCAATACACTAATATGTTGACAACATTTCCACTGGAAATTATATCAGGGAGAACTGTCTTCGGCTGAGAGCCCGAGGGCATGACAGGTGCAGATGTGTGGCAAGAAAACAACATTCAGAGTGCGCTACGCTAGCAGAGGCTAGCGGAGGCTAGCGGAGCCTGATGGACGCTTTCGTTTCATTTTCAAAACTCTAATTTACTGTTGCTGACGTCGGCATCCCCACAGCCACAACAACACGCTGAAACATCTGGGACCCCGTGACGCAAAACTTGGACTCGCTGCCACTTCTTCTGGGTTCTGGTTTGACGTGAGGTCATGGGTTCGTTACCTGGTAGCCCTCAGTcttcttctgacaccacttgAGCAGAGCATTTCTCTTGGAGCCTCCGTACTCTCTGGCCAGCGCCGACAGCGGATCCTTCCGCTCTTCTCTGTAACACAAACACGGATGATGTATAGACAAGCAAAGACATTTATATTGTGTTGGTTAGACAAACACATGCATTAGGGACGTTATACGTTGTCATGACTACGCTCAAAGAAACAGGAATGGAATGTAACCAAGCGCATTTGGAAATAACATTTAAGGGGGTttttgaagatgaaaacttCATTTGAACTGATGATGATTACAATATGTGAGAGGATTTTGCTGAATTGACTCTTCTGGTGCTACCTTAGGCGGCTACGCGTCGTAGGGGTAACAGAagctgtgggggaggaggaggacagagacagcgGGGCGGATGCAGCGCTCATCGCCatcagggaggtggaggaggccccctCCGAAGCCGACATgtccctcttcatctcctcactGCTCCGCCGGGACACTGCTCAGGAAATAGGAGGCAATTATTGGATTTTATTCCCACTAATCCGGTGGCAGAATTAGCCCGCGGCAGGTTTGCGTGGCTAATGTCGTCTCTCTGACCTGAGATGGTTTTGGTGGAGTCCATGTTGGAGACCCTCTGGAGGGCGGATGGAGGCCGGCTCGCTGCGCTCCCCCTGAGGAGGTGCTCAGCTGTGGACAGTATTTACATCACATATGACACAGCGTCTCTATAAGGTCCTTCCTCTGAAATATTGTCAGGGAAGAGCTACATTCCAGACCCCGTGGATGCAGGAAATACGGACCAACGAGGCTTCCTCGTCCAGAGAAAACAATAaatcagagggagggggggtgtaaCATGGAGACTATGGTCCAATCTGCACGTTCGCATGAGACATTTGAACTCATTACTGGTGAGAATGAACTGAGGGAAACTTCAGAGTATCTGCTGCCTCATTATTGCTCCTCGTTTTAACGTTTGAGTACTCAGGATATGAAGTCAACAGGCTGCGAAGGAGCTCCGGGGTTCACCGAGGGGACAGTGAACCCGGTTAAAGAGCAGGATATGATAGGTTGAGTACGTCATTGATCTTATCCAAGGTTCACCCACCTGGTATGGTGATGTCTGTGTACGTGGGCCTCTTATCAccgagggaggagaggggctTAGCTGCTGACATCGACCCGCTGATGGAGTGTCTCTGAAGGGGCAAAAATACCCCAGATGAGCATTAAAGTGCCCTTTTAGaaatgcaacccccccccccggtcagaATACCTGTATGGGCGAGACAGCGGCTGCCGGTGGCGTCTTCATAGGGCTGGGGCTGAGGGGGGTGCGGGGCAGCGGGGCGGCTGAGACGGTCGGGGTCACGGAAGCACCGTTGGAAGGTGGACCTGCGGGGGAAACGCTGCCGGTTCAGATGGCGGCGAGCGTCCTGGCGGGCGGCGGGGAACCGGTCGTACCTTGTGAGGCGCTGTCAAAGCTTTTGATGAGCGTTTTGACTGTGGGGGACGGctcagaggaggtggaggacctCCGGCTCAGACCCATTCCCTGTCGGAGAGCGGCCAGGTCTCTCTCCACCGCGTTCATGTAGTTATACACTCTGCCTCGCTCTTCATCctgtctggaacacacacacacacacacacggtaatACCGTCAGGTTGTAAACTCACAGCCCCTGACCGTGGCGTGCAAACTAATTCAGTTTATATATTAGGTGGAAGAGACATTTATGGAGAAACTGGAACTGAAAGTGGGTCTGCAGAGGCACTCTATCAACTGTGGGATCCTTCAGAGATAAACGAATACAAACGAAGCGTAAACAACCATTATCGCATAATCAAATAAGCAGCTTTAAATCTGCCTTTGTTTACGGAGAGAGGACAGGCCGTGTCAGCGCGACCACGGGAGCGCTCCTAAGTGGCTCTTACTTGCGGCTCttgacctcctccagctccttgctCAGCTTCTCGTTCTTCTCCTgggcctcctgcagcctgcGCCGCAGGTCGCCGATCTCCTCCTGAGCTTCCGACTTGATGTCGTTGGCGATGACGACGGCCGTCTGCAGGTCGGCCTGGAACTGGCGCCACTCCATCGACTCCTCCTGAAAGCAGAAGCAGCGGCCACATCAGTGCTCCGCTTTCTCCATTCGCCCACTGGAATTGTCCGCACGCACCCTCAGCCGGCGGTGGAGGATCTTGATCTCTCGTTCCATGTCATGTTTCTggtcctgcagcttcttcacCGAGTCTGAAACAGAGTCGATAGAAGACTCGGAACTTCGCGGATTCGAAAAGGCACCGGGAACAGGGAGACAGACTCACTCTCCAGGTCTGTGATGATGAGGTTGTCGTGCAGCTTCAGAGCTCGGTGCTGCTCCACCTCGTCCTCCAGCTCAAAGATGGTCTCCTTCATGTCGGCGATCTccgtctccttctcctgcaggtcCATGCGCTGCTTCTCCAGGGCGCGCTCCTGCTCGCTCAGCTGCCGCTGCGCCTGTTCCCGGAACTCCCTGTATTCCCGATCCAGCTGCAACCACAGGAGAACGTGTACAGCGCGGCTCTAAACAAGAACAATCAGAAGCTGAATCCACTGTCTCTCACCTTACTGAAGGTCTCCTGCAGGTGGCCGAGGTCACTGTGCGCTTGCTCCAGGCCCTCCTGTAATTTCGCCGCCTTGGCCTCGGCCTCCTCCTTCCCCAGACGCACGCCCTCCAGCAGCTGGCAGATGTCGTTCTTGTCCCCGGCAGTGTGGAGCGAGTAGAGCTCGGCCACTCGCTGCCTCTCCTGGTCCAGCTGGGCCCTGCAGCGGCTCAGCTctgcctgctcactgctgacgGCGTCCTTGTACTCGTGGAGCGCGGCCTCGACGGCGGCCCGGCCCTGCCTCTCCGACTCCATGATGCGCTCCATCTGGTGGTTCCTCTCCTTCAGCGCTCCGATCATCTCCTGGGCCTCGGCGTTGTCCTGCTCGGCCATCTTCAGCGTgttggacaggtgctgctggacaCCAAGCAGCTGCTCCCTCTCGAAGCGGGCGTTTTCTGCCAGGTCTGCGTagcgctgctccagctccatgtAGCGGCCGCTCTTGAtgtcctcctccagcacgtaCGATACATGATGCTCATCCAGCAGAGAGCGCAGGTACTCGATCTGCCGGCCATAGAGCTCAAGCTTATCACTCTGCTGGCACAGGGAGTCCATCAGGATCACCTTCTCTTCTCCCAGACGTTCGTTCTCCCCGTTCAGCTCCTGGGTGATTTGCTGCAGGTCGGCCAGCTCCTGTAAAGTGGCCTGGAGCTCCTCAGCAGTGCTGTGTTGGTTCTCCTCCATCTGGTGAATGCGCTCGGTCAGACAGGCCACGGACACTTCGCTGGCGTTCCCGCTGCTACCTCTCCGAGAGCGCTCCCTGCTGGGCGCGCATTCCGACTCCGACGACGAGGACGCCCCGGAGGGGGCGTCCAGCGCGTCGTCGCTGGAGGTGACGGCCTGGTAGACCTCGCTAGATTCGCTGTCAAGATTGTCTGCCGAACCTCCGTGCTGGTGCCCTGCGAGCAGGTCCTCTAAGGAACCGGGGGCGGATCCCTCCACTGAAGAGGTCAGCGTGCCCGTCCCCCCGCCGTCACTTTGCCCGCTCCCTGCAGCCAGGTCGGGGCTGAGGGACGCGTAGCTGAACAACTTGTCCGAGCCGTCGAGCCTCTGTTCCAGAGAAAAGCCCAGCGCGTTGAGCCGATCCTTGAGCATTCTGTTCTCACTCTTCAACAGGTTAAGCTCCTCTCTGATGGCCTGGTTTTGCTCC is part of the Takifugu rubripes chromosome 21, fTakRub1.2, whole genome shotgun sequence genome and encodes:
- the specc1la gene encoding cytospin-A isoform X1 gives rise to the protein MKKSVRPAVSRASGERGKPEVAGTTGTGKPVSKSSTAAPLSKVKSSDDLLAAMAGGNPTSSNAVAKTKRTASVGTTASTLDKPKTTSGTTSKRLTSSVTKETNLTRDRLRTSRASANKKQSAAGTVVGDAASGKRSRSQVLVESESRMSKSKSDGQISDKVALEAKVKDLLGLAKSKDVEILHLRSELRDMRVQLGLGGKELQEGPEEEEEEEEEEKPHVSAITAADVESTLILLQEQNQAIREELNLLKSENRMLKDRLNALGFSLEQRLDGSDKLFSYASLSPDLAAGSGQSDGGGTGTLTSSVEGSAPGSLEDLLAGHQHGGSADNLDSESSEVYQAVTSSDDALDAPSGASSSSESECAPSRERSRRGSSGNASEVSVACLTERIHQMEENQHSTAEELQATLQELADLQQITQELNGENERLGEEKVILMDSLCQQSDKLELYGRQIEYLRSLLDEHHVSYVLEEDIKSGRYMELEQRYADLAENARFEREQLLGVQQHLSNTLKMAEQDNAEAQEMIGALKERNHQMERIMESERQGRAAVEAALHEYKDAVSSEQAELSRCRAQLDQERQRVAELYSLHTAGDKNDICQLLEGVRLGKEEAEAKAAKLQEGLEQAHSDLGHLQETFSKLDREYREFREQAQRQLSEQERALEKQRMDLQEKETEIADMKETIFELEDEVEQHRALKLHDNLIITDLENSVKKLQDQKHDMEREIKILHRRLREESMEWRQFQADLQTAVVIANDIKSEAQEEIGDLRRRLQEAQEKNEKLSKELEEVKSRKQDEERGRVYNYMNAVERDLAALRQGMGLSRRSSTSSEPSPTVKTLIKSFDSASQGPPSNGASVTPTVSAAPLPRTPLSPSPMKTPPAAAVSPIQRHSISGSMSAAKPLSSLGDKRPTYTDITIPAEHLLRGSAASRPPSALQRVSNMDSTKTISVSRRSSEEMKRDMSASEGASSTSLMAMSAASAPLSLSSSSPTASVTPTTRSRLREERKDPLSALAREYGGSKRNALLKWCQKKTEGYQNIDITNFSSSWNDGLAFCAVLHTYLPAHIPYQELTSQEKRRNFTLAFQAAESVGIKCTLDINDMVHTERPDWQSVMTYVTAIYKYFET
- the specc1la gene encoding cytospin-A (The RefSeq protein has 1 substitution compared to this genomic sequence), which encodes MKKSVRPAVSRASGERGKPEVAGTTGTGKPVSKSSTAAPLSKVKSSDDLLAAMAGGNPTSSNAVAKTKRTASVGTTASTLDKPKTTSGTTSKRLTSSVTKETNLTRDRLRTSRASANKKQSAAGTVVGDAASGKRSRSQVLVESESRMSKSKSDGQISDKVALEAKVKDLLGLAKSKDVEILHLRSELRDMRVQLGLGGKELQEGPEEEEEEEEEEKPHVSAITAADVESTLILLQEQNQAIREELNLLKSENRMLKDRLNALGFSLEQRLDGSDKLFSYASLSPDLAAGSGQSDGGGTGTLTSSVEGSAPGSLEDLLAGHQHGGSADNLDSESSEVYQAVTSSDDALDAPSGASSSSESECAPSRERSRRGSSGNASEVSVACLTERIHQMEENQHSTAEELQATLQELADLQQITQELNGENERLGEEKVILMDSLCQQSDKLELYGRQIEYLRSLLDEHHVSYVLEEDIKSGRYMELEQRYADLAENARFEREQLLGVQQHLSNTLKMAEQDNAEAQEMIGALKERNHQMERIMESERQGRAAVEAALHEYKDAVSSEQAELSRCRAQLDQERQRVAELYSLHTAGDKNDICQLLEGVRLGKEEAEAKAAKLQEGLEQAHSDLGHLQETFSKLDREYREFREQAQRQLSEQERALEKQRMDLQEKETEIADMKETIFELEDEVEQHRALKLHDNLIITDLENSVKKLQDQKHDMEREIKILHRRLREESMEWRQFQADLQTAVVIANDIKSEAQEEIGDLRRRLQEAQEKNEKLSKELEEVKSRKQDEERGRVYNYMNAVERDLAALRQGMGLSRRSSTSSEPSPTVKTLIKSFDSASQGPPSNGASVTPTVSAAPLPRTPLSPSPMKTPPAAAVSPIQRHSISGSMSAAKPLSSLGDKRPTYTDITIPTEHLLRGSAASRPPSALQRVSNMDSTKTISVSRRSSEEMKRDMSASEGASSTSLMAMSAASAPLSLSSSSPTASVTPTTRSRLREERKDPLSALAREYGGSKRNALLKWCQKKTEGYQNIDITNFSSSWNDGLAFCAVLHTYLPAHIPYQELTSQEKRRNFTLAFQAAESVGIKCTLDINDMVHTERPDWQSVMTYVTAIYKYFET